One genomic window of Triplophysa rosa linkage group LG11, Trosa_1v2, whole genome shotgun sequence includes the following:
- the LOC130561315 gene encoding zona pellucida sperm-binding protein 3-like: protein MAVWQVGFGLVLVLVFGLSDAQWRGRSAQTQKLNTFRPLSQMQVPQQSETRMPLFPQANNPMLVPQRFPSQFSMQTPGMVGGRPGQDPVDVQSKQLLQGPMEKLMWTFPRLPEEPLQPEIPFELRQPISPNSVGALCRENSVYVEVMEDFFGTGKPLMASGFALGGCGPTGQDNNARVLLFESELHGCGSMLTVTENELVYTFTLVYTPQEVSDGIVRSSGAVVSIECHYPRMHDVSSNVLVPAWVPYAATKVAEERLVFSLKLMTDEWQFERPSNQYFLGDIVNLEASVMTYNHVPVRVFVDSCVATASPDVNSAPRYSFIENNGCLVDAKFTGSSSRYLPRTQIDKLLFQLEAFRFQQVNSGLVYITCILKAVPVATPTNLQQKACSFSPNGWVSVDESDQVCACCDSTCSSSGASDQVPGALRWEQASVGPLNVKEFGFGRL from the exons ATGGCGGTGTGGCAAGTTGGATTTGGCTTGGTGCTTGTTCTTGTGTTTGGCTTGTCTGATGCACAATGGCGAGGAAGATCAGCTCAAACTCAGAAACTTAATACATTTAGGCCTCTTTCACAGATGCAAGTTCCTCAGCAGAGTGAAACCAGAATGCCTCTGTTTCCCCAAGCTAACAACCCCATGCTTGTGCCACAGAGATTTCCTTCTCAGTTTTCAATGCAGACTCCTGGTATGGTTGGTGGAAGGCCAGGTCAAGATCCTGTCGATGTTCAGTCTAAACAGCTTTTGCAGGGTCCGATGGAAAAACTGATGTGGACCTTTCCCAGACTGCCAGAAGAACCGTTACAGCCAGAGATTCCTTTTGAGCTGCGGCAGCCTATTTCTCCCAATAGTGTAGGGGCTCTGTGCCGTGAGAATTCAGTGTATGTGGAAGTGATGGAGGACTTCTTTGGGACTGGAAAACCACTAATGGCTTCTGGTTTTGCACTGGGAGGCTGTGGACCAACAGGCCAGGACAATAATGCTCGAGTGCTCCTCTTTGAGTCAGAACTGCATGGATGTGGCAGCATGTTAACT GTGACTGAAAATGAGCTTGTTTATACGTTCACCCTGGTCTATACTCCCCAAGAGGTTTCAGATGGTATTGTCAGGAGTAGTGGGGCTGTTGTCAGTATTGAGTGTCACTATCCAAG AATGCATGATGTGAGCAGCAATGTCCTGGTGCCCGCTTGGGTACCATATGCAGCTACTAAGGTCGCAGAAGAGCGGTTGGTCTTCTCCCTCAAGCTTATGACTG ATGAGTGGCAGTTTGAGAGACCTTCAAACCAGTACTTCCTGGGTGACATTGTGAATTTGGAGGCCTCTGTGATGACGTACAACCATGTACCTGTCCGTGTGTTTGTGGACAGTTGCGTAGCCACTGCGTCCCCTGATGTgaactccgcccccagatactCGTTCATTGAGAATAATGG GTGCTTGGTTGATGCCAAGTTCACTGGCTCCAGCTCTCGCTACCTTCCTCGAACTCAAATTGATAAGCTGCTGTTTCAGCTGGAGGCTTTTAGGTTCCAGCAAGTGAACAGTGGGCTG GTCTACATCACATGCATTTTGAAGGCTGTTCCTGTAGCCACTCCAACAAATCTTCAGCAGAAGGCTTGCTCGTTCTCCCCTAATGG GTGGGTGTCTGTGGATGAGTCTGATCAGGTGTGTGCCTGCTGTGACTCAACCTGTAGCAGCAGTGGTGCAAGCGATCAGGTTCCTGGAG CTCTACGGTGGGAGCAAGCATCTGTTGGGCCCCTCAATGTGAAGGAATTTGGCTTCGGTCGACTGTAA
- the strada gene encoding STE20-related kinase adapter protein alpha isoform X1, which produces MSFLRWVSEKLSVESLRDLDVFGEQIQASPLRKAHEDSQESLNPLPHRDTMESFLPDSSAYELLIVIGRGLEDLMTVNLARYKPTGGHVAIRRIDLDSCTNDMVNYLQGELHVSKLFHHPCILPYKSVFIAENELWVITPFMAYGSARDLISTHFADGLSEQTIAYILLGVLRALGYIHQMGYVHRSVKSSHILISADGQVYLSGFRSIFSLIRHGQKARVVHDFPQYSVKVLPWLSPEVLQQNLQGYDSHSDIYSLGITACELANGHVPFKDMPATQMLLEKLNGTVPCLLDTTTIPPEELSMKPSRSGADSGICEGPSTGGARHTNGEPSSSSGGNPYSRTFSSHFHAFVELCLQRYPEKRPSASTLIGHSFFKQIKRRPSEALPDLLHPVSPMSSLECIQTQDSPTGLASLDSDLSQLDIDDWDF; this is translated from the exons ATGTCTTTTTTG CGTTGGGTGTCAGAGAAACTCAGTGTGGAAAGCCTGAGGGATCTGGATGTATTTGGAG AGCAAATTCAGGCAAGCCCTCTAAGGAAA GCCCATGAGGACAGTCAGGAGTCTTTGAACCCTCTTCCACACAGGGACACCATGGAAAGCTTTTTACCAGACAGCAGCGCTTACGAGCTGCTTATTGTCATAG GTCGGGGTTTGGAGGACTTGATGACAGTTAACCTGGCCAGGTATAAACCTACAGGGGGGCATGTGGCCATCCGACGCATTGACCTAGACTCCTGTACCAATGATATGGTGAATTACTTACAG GGTGAACTCCATGTCTCAAAGCTGTTCCACCACCCCTGCATCCTCCCATACAAGAGCGTCTTCATTGCTGAGAATGAACTGTGGGTGATCACACCCTTCATGGCCTACG GATCAGCACGAGACTTGATCAGCACACATTTTGCTGATGGCTTGAGTGAGCAGACAATTGCTTACATACTGCTGGGTGTTTTGAGAGCACTGGGGTATATACATCAGATGGGTTATGTTCACCG aAGTGTGAAGTCAAGCCATATCCTGATTTCAGCAGATGGACAGGTGTATCTCTCTGGTTTTAGGAGTATTTTCAGCTTGATCCGTCATGGTCAGAAAGCACGTGTTGTCCATGATTTCCCTCAGTACAGTGTTAAAGTATTACCGTGGCTCAGTCCTGAGGTTCTGCAGCAG AATCTTCAAGGATATGACTCCCACTCAGACATTTACAGTTTGGGAATCACCGCATGTGAGCTGGCAAACGGACACGTGCCCTTTAAAGACATGCCTGCCACTCAG ATGTTGttagaaaaattaaatggtacaGTCCCCTGCCTGCTGGACACCACCACCATACCCCCTGAAGAGCTTAGCATGAAGCCGTCTCGCTCAGGGGCCGACTCTGGGATCTGCGAGGGTCCCAGCACTGGTGGAGCTCGCCACACTAACGGAGAACCCTCATCCTCCTCTGGGGGAAACCCCTACAGCCGGACCTTCAGTTCACATTTTCATGCCTTTGTGGAACTCTGTCTGCAGAGATACCCTGAGAAAAG ACCTTCTGCCAGCACTCTGATAGGTCATTCATTCTTCAAACAG ATAAAGCGCAGACCATCTGAGGCGCTTCCTGATCTCCTGCATCCAGTTTCTCCAATGAGCAGCCTGGAGTGCATCCAAACTCAGGATTCCCCCACTGGATTGGCCAGTCTGGACTCTGACCTCAGCCAGCTGGATATTGATGATTGGGACTTCTGA
- the ddx42 gene encoding ATP-dependent RNA helicase DDX42 isoform X2, which produces MAENPTAGLTQEEEEEDMEYDSDGNPIAPTTKKIILPLPPIDHSEIDYPSFEKNFYIEHEELSSLTGIGVVELRQKLNLKVSGAAPPKPCTSFAHFGFDEQLMSQIRKSEYTQPTPIQCQGVPIALSGRDMIGIAKTGSGKTAAFIWPMLVHIMDQKELEQGEGPIAVIVCPTRELCQQIHSECKRFGKVYGLRSVAVYGGGSMWEQAKALQEGAEIVVCTPGRLIDHVKKKATSLQRVTYLVFDEADRMFDMGFEYQVRSIASHVRPDRQTLLFSATFRKKIERLARDILVDPIRVVQGDIGEANEDVTQIVEVLQTGQEKWGWLTRRLVEFTSAGSVLIFVTKKANCVELATNLTQEGYSLGLLHGDMDQSERNKVIADFKKKSLPVLVATDVAARGLDIPSIRTVVNYDVSRDIDTHTHRIGRTGRAGEKGVAYTLLTNKDTSFAGDLVRNLEGANQSVSKELLDLAMQSPWFRKSRFKGGKGKKLNIGGGGLGYRERPGLGSDTSERSGSGGALGNYEAYKPSTGAMGDRMSAMKQAFQAQYKNHFVAASGVPPKLTTKSSSSSGWTSAGSLSSLPSGVPEVPDRPHMPSPPSSSSSFSSMPPPPALSSGTKMSGFSSAGSLSSVSDSYSSSSSREGHRSDRNADDRGRHGDSHYRHGDRHSGDRDRDRYGERDRHSDSHRDRHGDSRNGEGGHRDREGRSERDAADRSHKDSFAVPDPPKRKKSRWDN; this is translated from the exons ATGGCAGAGAACCCAACAGCTGGGCTGacccaagaagaagaagaggaagacaTGGAGTATGATAGCGACGGAAACCCAATTGCTCCTACTACTAAGAAGATTATCCTGCCCCTGCCCCCTATAGACCATTCTGAG ATTGACTATCCTTCATTTGAGAAAAACTTCTATATTGAGCATGAGGAACTCAGCAGCCTGACTGGGATTGGAGTGGTGGAACTCAGGCAGAAGTTGAACCTAAAG GTGTCAGGCGCAGCTCCTCCTAAACCATGCACTAGTTTTGCCCACTTTGGTTTTGATGAGCAGCTTATGAGCCAGATCCGTAAATCAGAGTACACTCAACCCACACCCATTCAGTGCCAG GGGGTTCCTATAGCTTTGAGTGGCAGAGACATGATTGGCATTGCCAAAACTGGCAGTGGAAAGACGGCAGCTTTCATTTGGCCAATGCTGGTGCACATCATGGACCAGAAGGAGTTAGAACAGGGAGAGGGACCCATTGCTGTCATTGTTTGCCCCACTAGAGAGCTTTGTCAACAG ATCCATTCTGAATGCAAGCGCTTTGGGAAGGTCTATGGCCTCCGCTCAGTGGCAGTGTATGGAGGAGGCAGCATGTGGGAGCAAGCCAAAGCTCTACAGGAAGGAGCTGAAATTGTTGTCTGTACCCCG GGTCGTCTAATCGATCATGTGAAGAAGAAGGCTACATCTCTGCAGCGAGTCACCTACCTGGTATTTGATGAAGCTGATCGGATGTTCGACATGGGGTTTG AATATCAAGTGAGATCCATCGCCAGCCATGTCAGACCTGATAGACAGA CTCTGTTATTCAGTGCAACATTTCGGAAAAAAATTGAAAGGCTGGCACGAGATATTTTGGTCGACCCGATCCGTGTTGTGCAAGGAGACATTGGAGAG GCTAATGAAGACGTTACTCAGATAGTGGAGGTTCTACAGACTGGGCAGGAGAAATGGGGATGGCTGACACGCAGGCTGGTGGAGTTCACCTCCGCTGGTTCTGTGCTGATTTTTGTCACTAAAAAGGCCAACTGTGTTGAGCTGGCTACAAATTTGACCCAGGAAGGTTACAGTCTGGGGCTGCTCCATGGAGACATGGATCAGAGCGAGAGGAACAAGGTCATAGCGGACTTCAAGAAGAAGAGCCTACCTGTCTTAGTAGCTACTGATGTAGCTG CTCGAGGTTTGGATATCCCGTCTATTCGTACTGTTGTAAACTATGATGTGTCACGGGAcatcgacacacacacacatcgaaTAGGTAGAACAGGTCGTGCGGGAGAGAAGGGTGTGGCCTACACTCTGCTCACCAACAAAGACACTTCATTTGCTGGTGACCTGGTTCGCAATCTGGAGGGAGCCAATCAAAGTGTTTCAAAGGAGCTGCTGGATCTGGCAATGCAG AGTCCTTGGTTCAGAAAATCCCGCTTCAAGGGAGGGAAAGGAAAGAAGCTAAACATTGGAGGTGGTGGTCTCGGGTACAGAGAGAGACCTGGCCTTGGGTCTGATACCAGT GAACGCAGTGGTAGTGGTGGTGCTCTTGGTAACTATGAAGCTTACAAGCCTTCCACTGGAGCAATGGGAGATCGCATGTCTGCCATGAAGCAAGCATTTCAG GCTCAGTACAAAAATCACTTTGTGGCAGCATCTGGTGTACCTCCCAAACTCACCACAAAGTCCAGCAGCTCCTCTGGGTGGACCAGTGCAGGAAGCCTGAGTTCTCTGCCTTCAGGAGTACCCGAGGTGCCTGACAGACCCCACATGCCCTCCCCGCCTTCATCATCTTCTTCCTTTTCCTCTATGCCGCCACCCCCTGCCCTCAGCTCAGGCACTAAGATGAGTGGATTCAGCAGCGCCGGCTCCTTAAGCTCTGTATCAGACTCTTACTCCAGCTCTTCTTCCAGAGAGGGGCACCGTAGCGATAGGAATGCTGACGACAGGGGTCGTCATGGGGATAGTCATTATCGTCATGGTGACAGGCACAGTGGGGACCGTGACCGTGATCGTTACGGGGAAAGGGACCGTCATAGTGATAGTCACAGAGATCGCCATGGCGATAGTCGAAACGGTGAAGGAGGTCATAGGGACAGAGAGGGACGGTCAGAAAGAGATGCGGCAGATAGGTCTCATAAAGACAGCTTTGCTGTTCCTGATCCCCCAAAACGTAAGAAAAGTAGATGGGACAATTAA
- the ddx42 gene encoding ATP-dependent RNA helicase DDX42 isoform X1 — translation MNWNKGGPSGKRGFGFGGFALATGKKEEPPLPQKAHCAFGSGPSSGYGKNQQLSSFYKIGSKRANFDEENAYFEDDDEESSSADLPYIPAENSPTRKQFQSRGGGGGSDSEDDPLDAFMAEVEDQAAKDMKKLEEKEKEKNAKGIRDDIEEEDDQEAYFRYMAENPTAGLTQEEEEEDMEYDSDGNPIAPTTKKIILPLPPIDHSEIDYPSFEKNFYIEHEELSSLTGIGVVELRQKLNLKVSGAAPPKPCTSFAHFGFDEQLMSQIRKSEYTQPTPIQCQGVPIALSGRDMIGIAKTGSGKTAAFIWPMLVHIMDQKELEQGEGPIAVIVCPTRELCQQIHSECKRFGKVYGLRSVAVYGGGSMWEQAKALQEGAEIVVCTPGRLIDHVKKKATSLQRVTYLVFDEADRMFDMGFEYQVRSIASHVRPDRQTLLFSATFRKKIERLARDILVDPIRVVQGDIGEANEDVTQIVEVLQTGQEKWGWLTRRLVEFTSAGSVLIFVTKKANCVELATNLTQEGYSLGLLHGDMDQSERNKVIADFKKKSLPVLVATDVAARGLDIPSIRTVVNYDVSRDIDTHTHRIGRTGRAGEKGVAYTLLTNKDTSFAGDLVRNLEGANQSVSKELLDLAMQSPWFRKSRFKGGKGKKLNIGGGGLGYRERPGLGSDTSERSGSGGALGNYEAYKPSTGAMGDRMSAMKQAFQAQYKNHFVAASGVPPKLTTKSSSSSGWTSAGSLSSLPSGVPEVPDRPHMPSPPSSSSSFSSMPPPPALSSGTKMSGFSSAGSLSSVSDSYSSSSSREGHRSDRNADDRGRHGDSHYRHGDRHSGDRDRDRYGERDRHSDSHRDRHGDSRNGEGGHRDREGRSERDAADRSHKDSFAVPDPPKRKKSRWDN, via the exons ATGAACTGGAACAAGGGGGGTCCGAGCGGCAAGCGAGGCTTTGGCTTCGGAGGATTCGCTCTTGCGACTGGGAAGAAAGAGGAACCTCCTCTGCCCCAGAAGGCCCACTGCGCATTTGGCTCGGGACCCTCGAGTGGATATGGCAAGAATCAACAGCTTTCGTCATTTTACAAAATAGGATCAAAACGAGCAAATTTCGACGAGGAGAATGC ATATTTcgaggatgatgatgaggagtCGAGCAGCGCAGATCTCCCATATATACCAGCTGAAAACTCTCCAACAAGGAAGCAGTTCCAGTCTAGAGGAGGTGGAGGAGGTTCAGACAGTGAGGATGATCCTCTTGATGCCTTTATGGCTGAGGTGGAG GACCAAGCAGCAAAGGACATGAAGAAACTTGAAGAGaaggaaaaagagaaaaatgccAA GGGTATACGGGATGACATAGAAGAGGAAGATGACCAA GAAGCATATTTTCGTTATATGGCAGAGAACCCAACAGCTGGGCTGacccaagaagaagaagaggaagacaTGGAGTATGATAGCGACGGAAACCCAATTGCTCCTACTACTAAGAAGATTATCCTGCCCCTGCCCCCTATAGACCATTCTGAG ATTGACTATCCTTCATTTGAGAAAAACTTCTATATTGAGCATGAGGAACTCAGCAGCCTGACTGGGATTGGAGTGGTGGAACTCAGGCAGAAGTTGAACCTAAAG GTGTCAGGCGCAGCTCCTCCTAAACCATGCACTAGTTTTGCCCACTTTGGTTTTGATGAGCAGCTTATGAGCCAGATCCGTAAATCAGAGTACACTCAACCCACACCCATTCAGTGCCAG GGGGTTCCTATAGCTTTGAGTGGCAGAGACATGATTGGCATTGCCAAAACTGGCAGTGGAAAGACGGCAGCTTTCATTTGGCCAATGCTGGTGCACATCATGGACCAGAAGGAGTTAGAACAGGGAGAGGGACCCATTGCTGTCATTGTTTGCCCCACTAGAGAGCTTTGTCAACAG ATCCATTCTGAATGCAAGCGCTTTGGGAAGGTCTATGGCCTCCGCTCAGTGGCAGTGTATGGAGGAGGCAGCATGTGGGAGCAAGCCAAAGCTCTACAGGAAGGAGCTGAAATTGTTGTCTGTACCCCG GGTCGTCTAATCGATCATGTGAAGAAGAAGGCTACATCTCTGCAGCGAGTCACCTACCTGGTATTTGATGAAGCTGATCGGATGTTCGACATGGGGTTTG AATATCAAGTGAGATCCATCGCCAGCCATGTCAGACCTGATAGACAGA CTCTGTTATTCAGTGCAACATTTCGGAAAAAAATTGAAAGGCTGGCACGAGATATTTTGGTCGACCCGATCCGTGTTGTGCAAGGAGACATTGGAGAG GCTAATGAAGACGTTACTCAGATAGTGGAGGTTCTACAGACTGGGCAGGAGAAATGGGGATGGCTGACACGCAGGCTGGTGGAGTTCACCTCCGCTGGTTCTGTGCTGATTTTTGTCACTAAAAAGGCCAACTGTGTTGAGCTGGCTACAAATTTGACCCAGGAAGGTTACAGTCTGGGGCTGCTCCATGGAGACATGGATCAGAGCGAGAGGAACAAGGTCATAGCGGACTTCAAGAAGAAGAGCCTACCTGTCTTAGTAGCTACTGATGTAGCTG CTCGAGGTTTGGATATCCCGTCTATTCGTACTGTTGTAAACTATGATGTGTCACGGGAcatcgacacacacacacatcgaaTAGGTAGAACAGGTCGTGCGGGAGAGAAGGGTGTGGCCTACACTCTGCTCACCAACAAAGACACTTCATTTGCTGGTGACCTGGTTCGCAATCTGGAGGGAGCCAATCAAAGTGTTTCAAAGGAGCTGCTGGATCTGGCAATGCAG AGTCCTTGGTTCAGAAAATCCCGCTTCAAGGGAGGGAAAGGAAAGAAGCTAAACATTGGAGGTGGTGGTCTCGGGTACAGAGAGAGACCTGGCCTTGGGTCTGATACCAGT GAACGCAGTGGTAGTGGTGGTGCTCTTGGTAACTATGAAGCTTACAAGCCTTCCACTGGAGCAATGGGAGATCGCATGTCTGCCATGAAGCAAGCATTTCAG GCTCAGTACAAAAATCACTTTGTGGCAGCATCTGGTGTACCTCCCAAACTCACCACAAAGTCCAGCAGCTCCTCTGGGTGGACCAGTGCAGGAAGCCTGAGTTCTCTGCCTTCAGGAGTACCCGAGGTGCCTGACAGACCCCACATGCCCTCCCCGCCTTCATCATCTTCTTCCTTTTCCTCTATGCCGCCACCCCCTGCCCTCAGCTCAGGCACTAAGATGAGTGGATTCAGCAGCGCCGGCTCCTTAAGCTCTGTATCAGACTCTTACTCCAGCTCTTCTTCCAGAGAGGGGCACCGTAGCGATAGGAATGCTGACGACAGGGGTCGTCATGGGGATAGTCATTATCGTCATGGTGACAGGCACAGTGGGGACCGTGACCGTGATCGTTACGGGGAAAGGGACCGTCATAGTGATAGTCACAGAGATCGCCATGGCGATAGTCGAAACGGTGAAGGAGGTCATAGGGACAGAGAGGGACGGTCAGAAAGAGATGCGGCAGATAGGTCTCATAAAGACAGCTTTGCTGTTCCTGATCCCCCAAAACGTAAGAAAAGTAGATGGGACAATTAA
- the LOC130561934 gene encoding zona pellucida sperm-binding protein 3-like yields the protein MMVVWQVGFGLVLVFGLSDAQWRGRSAQTQKLNIFRPLSQMQVPQQSETRMPPFPQANNHMLVPQRFPSQFSMQTPGMVGGRPGQDPVDVQSKQLLQGPVEKLMWTFPRLPEEPLQPEIPFELRQPISPNSVGALCRENSVYVEVMEDFFGTGKPLMASGFALGGCGPTGQDNNARVLLFESELHGCGSMLTVTENELVYTFTLVYTPQEVSDGIVRSSGAVVSIECHYPRMHDVSSNVLVPAWVPYAATKVAEERLVFSLKLMTDEWQFERPSNQYFLGDIVNLEASVMTYNHVPVRVFVDSCVATASPDVNSAPRYSFIENNGCLVDAKFTGSSSRYLPRTQIDKLLFQLEAFRFQQVNSGLVYITCILKAVPVATPTNLQQKACSFSPNGWVSVDESDQVCACCDSTCSSSGASDQVPGALRWEQASVGPLNVKEFGFGRL from the exons ATGATGGTGGTGTGGCAAGTTGGATTTGGCTTAGTTCTTGTGTTTGGCTTGTCTGATGCACAATGGCGAGGAAGATCAGCTCAAACTCAGAAACTTAATATATTTAGGCCTCTTTCACAAATGCAAGTTCCTCAGCAGAGTGAAACCAGAATGCCTCCGTTTCCCCAAGCTAACAACCACATGCTTGTGCCACAGAGATTTCCTTCTCAGTTTTCAATGCAGACTCCTGGTATGGTTGGTGGAAGGCCAGGTCAAGATCCTGTCGATGTTCAGTCTAAACAGCTTTTGCAGGGTCCGGTGGAAAAACTGATGTGGACCTTTCCCAGACTGCCAGAAGAACCGTTACAGCCAGAGATTCCTTTTGAGCTGCGGCAGCCTATTTCTCCCAATAGTGTAGGGGCTCTGTGCCGTGAGAATTCAGTGTATGTGGAAGTGATGGAGGACTTCTTTGGGACTGGAAAACCACTAATGGCTTCTGGTTTTGCACTGGGAGGCTGTGGACCAACAGGCCAGGACAATAATGCTCGAGTGCTCCTCTTTGAGTCAGAACTGCATGGATGTGGCAGCATGTTAACT GTGACTGAAAATGAGCTTGTTTATACGTTCACCCTGGTCTATACTCCCCAAGAGGTTTCAGATGGTATTGTCAGGAGTAGTGGGGCTGTTGTCAGTATTGAGTGTCACTATCCAAG AATGCATGATGTGAGCAGCAATGTCCTGGTGCCCGCTTGGGTACCATATGCAGCTACTAAGGTCGCAGAAGAGCGGTTGGTCTTCTCCCTCAAGCTTATGACTG ATGAGTGGCAGTTTGAGAGACCTTCAAACCAGTACTTCCTGGGTGACATTGTGAATTTGGAGGCCTCTGTGATGACGTACAACCATGTACCTGTCCGTGTGTTTGTGGACAGTTGCGTAGCCACTGCGTCCCCTGATGTgaactccgcccccagatactCGTTCATTGAGAATAATGG GTGCTTGGTTGATGCCAAGTTCACTGGCTCCAGCTCTCGCTACCTTCCTCGAACTCAAATTGATAAGCTGCTGTTTCAGCTGGAGGCTTTTAGGTTCCAGCAAGTGAACAGTGGGCTG GTCTACATCACATGCATTTTGAAGGCTGTTCCTGTAGCCACTCCAACAAATCTTCAGCAGAAGGCTTGCTCGTTCTCCCCTAATGG GTGGGTGTCTGTAGATGAGTCTGATCAGGTGTGTGCCTGCTGTGACTCAACCTGTAGCAGCAGTGGTGCAAGCGATCAGGTTCCTGGAG CTCTACGGTGGGAGCAAGCATCTGTTGGGCCCCTCAATGTGAAGGAATTTGGCTTCGGTCGACTGTAA
- the strada gene encoding STE20-related kinase adapter protein alpha isoform X2, which translates to MYLEAHEDSQESLNPLPHRDTMESFLPDSSAYELLIVIGRGLEDLMTVNLARYKPTGGHVAIRRIDLDSCTNDMVNYLQGELHVSKLFHHPCILPYKSVFIAENELWVITPFMAYGSARDLISTHFADGLSEQTIAYILLGVLRALGYIHQMGYVHRSVKSSHILISADGQVYLSGFRSIFSLIRHGQKARVVHDFPQYSVKVLPWLSPEVLQQNLQGYDSHSDIYSLGITACELANGHVPFKDMPATQMLLEKLNGTVPCLLDTTTIPPEELSMKPSRSGADSGICEGPSTGGARHTNGEPSSSSGGNPYSRTFSSHFHAFVELCLQRYPEKRPSASTLIGHSFFKQIKRRPSEALPDLLHPVSPMSSLECIQTQDSPTGLASLDSDLSQLDIDDWDF; encoded by the exons ATGTATTTGGAG GCCCATGAGGACAGTCAGGAGTCTTTGAACCCTCTTCCACACAGGGACACCATGGAAAGCTTTTTACCAGACAGCAGCGCTTACGAGCTGCTTATTGTCATAG GTCGGGGTTTGGAGGACTTGATGACAGTTAACCTGGCCAGGTATAAACCTACAGGGGGGCATGTGGCCATCCGACGCATTGACCTAGACTCCTGTACCAATGATATGGTGAATTACTTACAG GGTGAACTCCATGTCTCAAAGCTGTTCCACCACCCCTGCATCCTCCCATACAAGAGCGTCTTCATTGCTGAGAATGAACTGTGGGTGATCACACCCTTCATGGCCTACG GATCAGCACGAGACTTGATCAGCACACATTTTGCTGATGGCTTGAGTGAGCAGACAATTGCTTACATACTGCTGGGTGTTTTGAGAGCACTGGGGTATATACATCAGATGGGTTATGTTCACCG aAGTGTGAAGTCAAGCCATATCCTGATTTCAGCAGATGGACAGGTGTATCTCTCTGGTTTTAGGAGTATTTTCAGCTTGATCCGTCATGGTCAGAAAGCACGTGTTGTCCATGATTTCCCTCAGTACAGTGTTAAAGTATTACCGTGGCTCAGTCCTGAGGTTCTGCAGCAG AATCTTCAAGGATATGACTCCCACTCAGACATTTACAGTTTGGGAATCACCGCATGTGAGCTGGCAAACGGACACGTGCCCTTTAAAGACATGCCTGCCACTCAG ATGTTGttagaaaaattaaatggtacaGTCCCCTGCCTGCTGGACACCACCACCATACCCCCTGAAGAGCTTAGCATGAAGCCGTCTCGCTCAGGGGCCGACTCTGGGATCTGCGAGGGTCCCAGCACTGGTGGAGCTCGCCACACTAACGGAGAACCCTCATCCTCCTCTGGGGGAAACCCCTACAGCCGGACCTTCAGTTCACATTTTCATGCCTTTGTGGAACTCTGTCTGCAGAGATACCCTGAGAAAAG ACCTTCTGCCAGCACTCTGATAGGTCATTCATTCTTCAAACAG ATAAAGCGCAGACCATCTGAGGCGCTTCCTGATCTCCTGCATCCAGTTTCTCCAATGAGCAGCCTGGAGTGCATCCAAACTCAGGATTCCCCCACTGGATTGGCCAGTCTGGACTCTGACCTCAGCCAGCTGGATATTGATGATTGGGACTTCTGA